The following coding sequences lie in one Pseudomonas sp. B33.4 genomic window:
- a CDS encoding class I SAM-dependent rRNA methyltransferase, which produces MSLPSLRLKANADRRLRAGHLWVYSNEIDVAATPLHGFQAGDQAILEAAGGKPLGIVAMSPNNLICARLLSRDIKVQLDKSLLVHRLNVALSLRERLFDKPFYRLVYGDSDLLPGLVVDRFGDILVVQIASATMEAHKDDVIAALTQVLKPSGILFKNDSAARDAEGLNRYVETVFGLVPEWVALEENGVKFEAPVIQGQKTGWFYDHRMNRARLAPYAKGKRVLDLYSYIGGWGVQAAAFGASEVFCVDASAFALDGVERNAALNGFADKMTCIEGDVFEALKELKASEERFDVIVADPPAFIKRKKDMKNGEGAYRRLNEQAMRLLNKDGILVSASCSMHLPEDDLQNILLTSARHLDRNIQLLERGGQGPDHPVHPAIAETRYIKSITCRLLPNS; this is translated from the coding sequence ATGTCCCTGCCTAGCTTGCGCCTCAAAGCCAACGCCGACCGTCGCCTGCGCGCCGGTCACCTGTGGGTCTACAGCAACGAAATCGATGTAGCCGCCACCCCTTTGCACGGCTTCCAGGCCGGCGATCAAGCCATCCTCGAAGCTGCCGGCGGCAAACCGCTGGGCATCGTGGCGATGAGCCCGAACAACCTGATCTGCGCTCGCCTGCTGTCGCGCGACATCAAAGTGCAACTAGACAAATCGCTGCTGGTGCACCGCCTGAACGTGGCCCTGTCACTTCGCGAGCGCCTGTTCGACAAACCGTTCTATCGTCTGGTCTACGGTGATTCCGACCTGCTGCCAGGCCTGGTCGTCGACCGTTTCGGCGACATCCTCGTCGTGCAGATCGCTTCGGCCACCATGGAAGCGCATAAAGATGACGTGATCGCCGCACTGACCCAAGTGCTCAAGCCAAGCGGCATCCTGTTCAAGAACGACTCCGCCGCACGCGACGCCGAAGGCCTCAACCGCTACGTCGAAACCGTGTTCGGCCTGGTGCCGGAGTGGGTTGCGCTGGAAGAAAACGGCGTGAAATTCGAAGCCCCGGTCATTCAGGGTCAGAAAACCGGCTGGTTCTACGATCACCGCATGAACCGCGCACGCCTGGCCCCGTACGCCAAAGGCAAACGCGTCCTCGACCTCTATAGCTACATCGGTGGCTGGGGCGTACAGGCTGCCGCATTCGGCGCCAGCGAAGTGTTCTGCGTCGATGCTTCGGCTTTCGCCCTCGATGGTGTAGAGCGCAACGCTGCACTGAACGGTTTCGCCGACAAGATGACCTGCATCGAAGGCGATGTCTTCGAAGCCCTGAAAGAACTCAAGGCCAGCGAAGAGCGCTTCGACGTCATCGTTGCCGACCCGCCAGCGTTCATCAAACGCAAGAAAGACATGAAAAACGGCGAAGGCGCCTACCGTCGCCTGAACGAGCAAGCCATGCGCCTGCTCAACAAGGACGGCATCCTGGTCAGCGCGTCATGCTCGATGCACCTGCCGGAAGATGATCTGCAGAACATCCTGCTGACCAGCGCCCGCCACCTGGATCGCAACATCCAGTTGCTGGAGCGTGGCGGTCAGGGCCCGGATCACCCGGTGCACCCGGCCATCGCTGAAACCCGCTACATCAAGAGCATTACCTGCCGCTTGCTGCCCAACAGCTGA
- the mutM gene encoding bifunctional DNA-formamidopyrimidine glycosylase/DNA-(apurinic or apyrimidinic site) lyase codes for MPELPEVETTRRGIAPHLEGQRVSRVIVRDRRLRWPIPEDLDVRLSGQRIVLVERRAKYLLINAEVGTLISHLGMSGNLRLVEVGLPALKHEHVDIELESGLALRYTDPRRFGAMLWSNDPLNHELLIRLGPEPLTDLFDGERLFQLSRGRSMAVKPFIMDNAVVVGVGNIYATEALFAAGIDPRREAGGISRGRYLKLAIEIKRILAAAIERGGTTLRDFIGGDGQPGYFQQELFVYGRGGEHCKVCGTGLREVKLGQRASVFCPRCQS; via the coding sequence ATGCCTGAACTGCCGGAAGTCGAAACCACCCGTCGCGGGATTGCCCCGCATCTGGAAGGCCAGCGCGTCAGCCGGGTGATCGTGCGTGATCGGCGATTGCGCTGGCCGATCCCCGAAGACCTCGATGTGCGTCTGTCCGGGCAGCGCATCGTGCTGGTCGAACGTCGTGCCAAGTATCTGTTGATCAACGCCGAAGTCGGTACGTTGATCAGCCATTTGGGCATGTCGGGCAATTTGCGTCTGGTCGAGGTCGGATTGCCGGCGCTCAAGCACGAACACGTCGATATCGAGCTGGAATCGGGGTTGGCGCTACGCTACACCGACCCACGGCGCTTCGGCGCGATGCTGTGGAGCAATGATCCACTCAATCATGAACTGCTGATTCGCCTTGGCCCGGAGCCACTGACCGATCTGTTCGATGGTGAGCGTCTGTTTCAGCTGTCGCGCGGGCGGTCCATGGCGGTCAAGCCGTTCATCATGGACAACGCGGTGGTGGTCGGCGTCGGCAATATCTATGCGACCGAAGCGCTGTTTGCTGCCGGGATTGATCCGCGCCGCGAGGCGGGAGGGATTTCCCGCGGGCGGTATCTGAAGCTGGCGATCGAGATCAAACGTATTCTTGCTGCCGCCATCGAGCGTGGCGGCACCACGCTGCGTGATTTCATCGGTGGCGACGGCCAGCCGGGCTATTTCCAGCAGGAGCTGTTTGTTTATGGCCGTGGCGGCGAGCACTGCAAGGTCTGTGGCACCGGGCTGCGTGAAGTGAAGCTGGGTCAGCGTGCCAGTGTGTTCTGCCCGCGCTGCCAGAGCTGA
- a CDS encoding multidrug transporter has product MKFLQVLFVALLLCSSLAVQAAENGSGDPRYTIQNPPAYAMLGDLLIARPLLVVATVIGAGAFVVSLPFTALGGGIGDAGQALVVDPAKAAFVRCLGCMGEGFEQRE; this is encoded by the coding sequence ATGAAGTTCTTGCAAGTCCTCTTTGTTGCGCTGCTGCTGTGTTCCAGTCTGGCTGTTCAAGCCGCGGAAAATGGCAGTGGCGATCCGCGTTACACCATCCAGAATCCACCGGCTTACGCCATGCTTGGCGATTTGCTGATTGCCCGACCTTTACTAGTGGTGGCGACGGTAATTGGTGCGGGGGCGTTTGTCGTGTCGTTGCCGTTTACCGCACTGGGTGGCGGGATCGGCGATGCGGGGCAGGCGTTGGTGGTGGATCCGGCGAAAGCGGCGTTTGTGCGGTGTCTGGGGTGTATGGGGGAGGGGTTTGAGCAGCGCGAATGA
- the coaD gene encoding pantetheine-phosphate adenylyltransferase: MNRVLYPGTFDPITKGHGDLVERASRLFDHVIIAVAASPKKNPLFPLEQRVELAREVTKHLPNVEVVGFSTLLAHFAKEQNANVFLRGLRAVSDFEYEFQLANMNRQLAPDVESLFLTPSERYSFISSTLVREIAALGGDISKFVHPAVADALTLRFKK, translated from the coding sequence ATGAACCGAGTGTTGTACCCAGGTACCTTCGACCCTATTACCAAGGGCCATGGCGATCTGGTCGAACGCGCCTCGCGCCTGTTCGATCACGTGATTATTGCAGTCGCTGCCAGCCCGAAGAAAAACCCGCTGTTCCCGCTGGAACAACGGGTCGAACTGGCTCGCGAGGTCACCAAACACCTGCCTAATGTGGAAGTGGTCGGTTTCTCGACACTGCTGGCACATTTCGCCAAAGAGCAGAACGCCAATGTGTTCCTGCGTGGTCTGCGCGCGGTGTCGGACTTCGAATACGAATTTCAGCTGGCCAACATGAACCGCCAGCTGGCCCCGGATGTCGAGAGCCTGTTTCTCACGCCGTCCGAGCGTTATTCGTTCATTTCGTCGACGCTGGTGCGGGAAATTGCCGCGCTGGGCGGCGATATCAGCAAGTTCGTCCACCCCGCCGTGGCTGACGCCCTGACCCTACGCTTCAAAAAGTAG
- a CDS encoding YfhL family 4Fe-4S dicluster ferredoxin: MSLIITDDCINCDVCEPECPNAAISQGEEIYVIDPNLCTQCVGHYDEPQCQQVCPVDCIPLDEAHPETEEQLMDKYRKITGKV, translated from the coding sequence ATGTCCCTGATCATCACCGACGATTGCATCAACTGCGACGTCTGCGAACCCGAGTGCCCGAACGCCGCCATCTCCCAAGGCGAAGAGATCTACGTGATCGATCCGAACCTGTGCACCCAGTGCGTCGGCCACTACGACGAACCGCAATGCCAGCAGGTTTGCCCGGTGGATTGCATTCCGCTGGACGAGGCTCATCCGGAGACTGAAGAACAGTTGATGGACAAGTACCGCAAGATTACCGGCAAGGTCTGA
- a CDS encoding HDOD domain-containing protein, whose protein sequence is MPAQPQIMVDLQMEQYMPDPDLEVIAKLIAQDPGLSGSLLKIVNSPYYGLSNKITSIQRAVNLLGSRSIINLINAQSIKGEMNDDTIVTLNRFWDTAQDVAMTCLTLAKRIGTQAGDEAYALGLFHDCGVPLMLQRFPNYMTVLEKAYANASAECRVVDTENSEFNTNHAVVGYYTAKSWRLPEHVSAAIANHHNALAIFNDESSRNSQMKNLLAILKMAEHICASYRVLGNQTEDFEWNAVGPLVLDYVGLSDYDFETLKQTIRDLGAH, encoded by the coding sequence GTGCCGGCGCAACCGCAGATCATGGTGGATCTGCAAATGGAGCAGTACATGCCTGACCCGGATCTGGAGGTGATCGCCAAGTTGATCGCCCAGGATCCCGGCCTGTCCGGCTCGCTGCTGAAAATCGTCAACTCGCCGTATTACGGTCTGAGCAACAAGATCACCTCGATCCAGCGTGCAGTGAATCTGTTGGGCAGCCGCTCGATCATCAACCTGATCAACGCGCAGTCGATCAAAGGCGAAATGAACGACGACACCATCGTCACCCTCAACCGTTTCTGGGACACCGCCCAGGATGTGGCAATGACGTGCCTGACGCTGGCCAAGCGTATTGGCACTCAAGCGGGTGACGAGGCTTACGCTTTGGGTCTGTTCCACGATTGCGGCGTGCCGTTGATGCTGCAACGGTTCCCCAATTACATGACGGTGCTGGAAAAGGCTTACGCCAACGCCAGCGCCGAATGCCGGGTGGTCGACACCGAGAACAGCGAGTTCAATACCAACCACGCGGTGGTTGGCTACTACACCGCCAAGTCCTGGCGCCTGCCGGAACATGTCAGCGCGGCGATCGCCAATCACCATAATGCGTTGGCGATTTTCAACGATGAGTCGTCGCGCAACAGCCAGATGAAAAACCTGCTGGCGATTCTGAAAATGGCCGAGCACATTTGCGCGTCTTATCGCGTGCTGGGCAACCAGACCGAAGATTTCGAATGGAACGCCGTCGGGCCGTTGGTACTCGACTATGTAGGGCTGTCGGATTACGACTTCGAAACCCTCAAGCAAACGATCCGCGACCTCGGCGCGCATTGA
- a CDS encoding type 1 glutamine amidotransferase domain-containing protein, giving the protein MATSLNGKRVAFLVTDGFEQVELTGPKQALEQAGAQVDILSAEAGKVKGWNHDKPADDFKVDQTFQAASSEQYDAIVLPGGVQNSDTIRIDQDAQHLVKTGASAGKPIAVICHGGWLLISAGLVNGKTMTSYKTLKDDLVNAGANWVDKEVVKDGHLISSRQPDDIPAFNKELINALSA; this is encoded by the coding sequence ATGGCCACTTCCCTAAACGGCAAGCGCGTCGCTTTTTTGGTAACCGATGGTTTCGAACAAGTTGAATTGACAGGTCCCAAGCAAGCGCTGGAACAGGCTGGCGCGCAGGTCGACATCCTTTCGGCCGAGGCTGGCAAGGTCAAAGGCTGGAATCACGACAAACCGGCAGACGATTTCAAGGTCGACCAGACCTTCCAGGCCGCCAGCAGCGAGCAGTACGACGCGATCGTCCTGCCGGGCGGCGTGCAGAACTCCGACACCATCCGCATTGATCAAGACGCCCAGCACCTGGTCAAGACCGGTGCCTCTGCCGGTAAACCGATCGCGGTGATTTGCCATGGCGGCTGGTTGCTGATCTCGGCGGGACTGGTCAACGGCAAGACCATGACCAGTTACAAGACGCTCAAGGATGACCTGGTAAATGCCGGGGCCAATTGGGTCGATAAAGAAGTGGTCAAGGATGGTCACCTGATCAGCAGTCGGCAGCCGGATGATATTCCGGCGTTCAACAAGGAGTTGATCAACGCGCTTTCTGCGTAG